One window of Anaerolineales bacterium genomic DNA carries:
- a CDS encoding 2,5-didehydrogluconate reductase: MREELTLGKTDIWISPIGFGLMQWADYKTNYNESSNGNDVVSQMYHIALQAGINLFDTAEAYGNGRSELLLGDCLRRDPQKIIVATKFMPYPWRLNKRELRSALIRSLSRLGLDHIDLYQMHWPFPPISIPTWMEAMASVVKEGLVRSVGVSNYSVTQTQLAFDTLAKYNIPLASNQVKFNLLDQRPIQSGLVELCSQLGITIIA; encoded by the coding sequence ATGAGAGAAGAACTCACACTTGGAAAAACCGATATCTGGATATCACCAATCGGTTTCGGATTAATGCAATGGGCAGATTATAAAACAAATTACAACGAGTCTAGCAACGGAAACGATGTTGTCTCACAAATGTATCATATCGCTTTGCAGGCTGGGATTAATTTATTTGATACTGCAGAAGCTTACGGAAATGGGAGATCTGAGCTGCTATTGGGTGACTGCCTGAGGCGTGACCCGCAAAAAATCATCGTTGCGACGAAATTCATGCCCTACCCGTGGCGATTGAATAAGCGAGAATTACGATCCGCCTTAATCAGGAGCCTGTCTAGGCTTGGATTAGATCATATCGATTTATATCAAATGCACTGGCCGTTTCCTCCGATATCTATTCCAACCTGGATGGAAGCGATGGCATCAGTGGTCAAAGAGGGACTCGTAAGGAGCGTCGGAGTTTCCAATTACTCCGTGACTCAAACACAGCTGGCTTTCGATACACTAGCAAAATATAATATCCCGCTAGCTTCTAATCAAGTGAAATTCAATCTGCTGGATCAAAGGCCAATTCAAAGTGGCCTGGTTGAGCTTTGTTCCCAATTAGGCATCACAATCATTGC